A DNA window from Arachis duranensis cultivar V14167 chromosome 3, aradu.V14167.gnm2.J7QH, whole genome shotgun sequence contains the following coding sequences:
- the LOC107481343 gene encoding uncharacterized protein LOC107481343 isoform X1 yields MSFMAGSEGHTWQPTMSADTTVSSYWLNWRFFLCVLWIFSSMALASYLLWRYEGFDQSEPESTDDQPEPASLVYEDEAWNTCLIGIDPSWLLSYRIISFLVLLALIIANVAADGAEIFYFYTQWTFVLVIIYFGVGSCFSFYGCYYKQNKIEGSTVNHAYLDAEQGIPKSPNVHQHPHAREIAGAWGYIFQIIFQICAGAVMLTDTVFWLILYPLLTAKDYNLDIFMFFMHSINVVFLLGDTTLNCMRFPKFRFAYFMLWTCIFVIFQWILHACVSMWWPYPFLDLSSSFAPLWYLAVALMHIPCYGIFSILVRLKHYWLSRSFPGSCRFVPW; encoded by the exons ATGAGTTTCATGGCAGGATCTGAAGGCCATACTTGGCAACCAACCATGAGTGCAGATACTACTGTATCAAGTTATTGGTTGAATTGGAGGTTCTTTTTGTGTGTACTATGGATTTTCTCCTCTATGGCTTTAGCATCTTATCTACTATGGAGATACGAAGGATTCGATCAATCGGAGCCAGAGAGCACAGATGATCAGCCAGAACCGGCTTCATTGGTTTATGAAGATGAAGCATGGAATACATGTCTTATTGGAATTGATCCTTCTTGGCTGCTAAGTTACAGAATCATTTCATTTCTTGTGCTTTTGGCTTTGATCATCGCCAACGTTGCGGCCGATGGAGCAGAAATTTTTTACTTCTACACTCA ATGGACCTTTGTTTTGGTCATCATTTACTTTGGG GTTGGATCATGTTTCTCCTTTTATGGATGttattataaacaaaataaaattgaaggtAGCACAGTGAATCATGCTTATTTGGATGCAGAGCAAGGCATTCCCAAGAGTCCAAATGTTCATCAGCATCCCCATGCTCGCGAAATTGCCGGTGCATGGGGTTACATTTTCCAAATAATTTTTCAG ATTTGTGCAGGTGCTGTAATGCTCACTGACACTGTGTTCTGGCTTATCCTCTATCCGTTGCTGACAGCCAAAGACTACAATCTCGATATT TTTATGTTTTTCATGCATTCCATTAACGTTGTTTTCCTGCTCGGTGACACAACACTGAATTGCATG AGATTTCCAAAGTTTCGATTTGCATATTTTATGCTGTGGACGTGCATATTTGTGATTTTTCAGTGGATCCTCCATGCTTGTGTTTCAATGTG GTGGCCTTATCCTTTTCTTGACTTGTCATCCTCATTTGCACCGTTATG GTACCTAGCCGTGGCTTTAATGCATATTCCATGCTACGGCATATTCTCCATACTAGTGAGGCTGAAGCATTATTGGTTATCAAGATCGTTTCCTGGGTCCTGCCGTTTTGTTCCCTGGTAG
- the LOC107481343 gene encoding uncharacterized protein LOC107481343 isoform X4, translating into MEQKFFTSTLSKLRWTFVLVIIYFGVGSCFSFYGCYYKQNKIEGSTVNHAYLDAEQGIPKSPNVHQHPHAREIAGAWGYIFQIIFQICAGAVMLTDTVFWLILYPLLTAKDYNLDIFMFFMHSINVVFLLGDTTLNCMRFPKFRFAYFMLWTCIFVIFQWILHACVSMWWPYPFLDLSSSFAPLWYLAVALMHIPCYGIFSILVRLKHYWLSRSFPGSCRFVPW; encoded by the exons ATGGAGCAGAAATTTTTTACTTCTACACTCAGTAAGCTTCG ATGGACCTTTGTTTTGGTCATCATTTACTTTGGG GTTGGATCATGTTTCTCCTTTTATGGATGttattataaacaaaataaaattgaaggtAGCACAGTGAATCATGCTTATTTGGATGCAGAGCAAGGCATTCCCAAGAGTCCAAATGTTCATCAGCATCCCCATGCTCGCGAAATTGCCGGTGCATGGGGTTACATTTTCCAAATAATTTTTCAG ATTTGTGCAGGTGCTGTAATGCTCACTGACACTGTGTTCTGGCTTATCCTCTATCCGTTGCTGACAGCCAAAGACTACAATCTCGATATT TTTATGTTTTTCATGCATTCCATTAACGTTGTTTTCCTGCTCGGTGACACAACACTGAATTGCATG AGATTTCCAAAGTTTCGATTTGCATATTTTATGCTGTGGACGTGCATATTTGTGATTTTTCAGTGGATCCTCCATGCTTGTGTTTCAATGTG GTGGCCTTATCCTTTTCTTGACTTGTCATCCTCATTTGCACCGTTATG GTACCTAGCCGTGGCTTTAATGCATATTCCATGCTACGGCATATTCTCCATACTAGTGAGGCTGAAGCATTATTGGTTATCAAGATCGTTTCCTGGGTCCTGCCGTTTTGTTCCCTGGTAG
- the LOC107481344 gene encoding uncharacterized protein LOC107481344 produces the protein MEELDQWKEQLLHLWSLAEEQLRQVPPVQLYAAAAVLVFTTLLLLSLRLLKRAKSNTIVLTGLSGAGKTVLFYQLRDGSIHGGTVTSMEPNEETFVLHSETTEKRKTKPVHVVDVPGHSRLRPKLDEYLPRAAGIVFVVDALDFLPNCRSASEYLYDILTKGSVVKKKIPLLILCNKTDKVTAHTKEFIRRQMEKEIDKLRASRSAISAADIKNEFTLGVPGEPFSFTQCYNKVTTADASGLTGDISQLEQFIREYVKP, from the exons ATGGAAGAATTGGACCAGTGGAAGGAACAGCTTCTCCACTTGTGGAGCCTAGCTGAAGAGCAACTCCGGCAGGTTCCCCCAGTTCAGCTCTACGCCGCCGCTGCCGTCCTCGTTTTCACCACCCTGCTGCTCCTATCAT TGCGGTTGTTGAAGCGTGCCAAGTCCAACACCATTGTATTGACTGGCCTAAGTGGCGCCGGCAAAACTGTTCTCTTCTATCAG CTTAGGGATGGCTCTATCCATGGGGGGACTGTTACGTCAATGGAACCTAATGAGGAGacttttgttcttcattctgaaaCAACAGAG AAGCGGAAGACAAAACCCGTTCATGTTGTCGACGTCCCGGGACATTCTCGTCTTCGCCCCAAATTGGATGAATATTTGCCTCGGGCTGCTGGCATAGTTTTTGTTGTTGATGCTTTGGACTTCTTACCAAACTGCCGTTCTGCTTCAGA GTATCTATATGATATTTTGACAAAGGGAAGTGttgtgaagaagaagattcCATTGCTTATTCTCTGCAACAAAACAGACAAGGTCACTGCTCATACGAAGGAGTTTATCCGCAGGCAGATGGAGAAGGAAAT TGACAAATTACGGGCATCAAGAAGTGCAATATCGGCAGCGGACATTAAAAATGAGTTCACCCTTGGGGTGCCTGGAGAACCATTTTCTTTTACCCAATGTTACAACAAAGTTACAACTGCAGATGCTTCTGGTTTAACTGGAGATATATCTCAGTTGGAACAATTTATCAGAGAATATGTAAAGCCATAG
- the LOC107481346 gene encoding F-box/kelch-repeat protein At1g23390 (The sequence of the model RefSeq protein was modified relative to this genomic sequence to represent the inferred CDS: added 32 bases not found in genome assembly) gives MAKEKKLQEHQQENEAPIYGDILEAVLSHVPLVHLVPARHVSKAWERAVSTSLQINPIKPWLTVHVQSPRAYHVTTSHAYDPRSRAWVRIHAPPINLSSAIRSSHSTLLYAISPGRFSFSVDTLHHDWHHVHPPRVWRIDPVVASVGSKIVVAGGVCDFEDDPLAVEMYDADSGAWIRCQSMPAILKDSSASTWLSVAVTGDMVFVTEKNSGVTYSFDCGAGIWHGPYHLRPDDGVFCCVIGKLRNCLIVAGTIGDAENVKGVKLWKVNGELGFGSGEHWCEELAAMPEEMVEKLKGEDGCGAVASVTVTTVGDFVYVGNPSEPEEMVVCEVRENGGCEWWSLRNAVVEEGGRMQRVVVCGSNVGLEDLQRAVSENCGFVVKETREWIET, from the exons ATGGCGAAAGAAAAGAAGCTCCAAGAACACCAACAAGAGAACGAAGCTCCAATCTATGGAGACATCTTAGAGGCTGTATTATCTCACGTGCCACTTGTCCACCTCGTGCCAGCACGCCACGTGTCCAAGGCGTGGGAGCGCGCCGTCTCCACCTCCCTCCAAATCAACCCCATCAAGCCCTGGCTCACCGTGCATGTCCAGAGCCCACGTGCATATCACGTGACAACCTCCCACGCTTACGACCCACGCTCCCGTGCCTGGGTTCGGATCCACGCGCCTCCCATAAAT GCTCCTCTACGCCATCTCCCCTGGCAGATTCTCCTTCTCCGTTGACACTCTCCACCATGACTGGCACCACGTGCATCCACCGCGCGTGTGGCGCATCGACCCCGTGGTTGCCAGCGTGGGAAGCAAGATCGTCGTCGCTGGCGGCGTGTGCGACTTCGAGGATGATCCCCTCGCGGTGGAGATGTACGATGCGGATTCCGGTGCGTGGATCCGGTGTCAGTCTATGCCGGCAATCCTGAAGGACTCCTCAGCGTCTACGTGGCTTTCCGTTGCCGTCACAGGAGACATGGTTTTCGTGACGGAGAAAAACTCCGGTGTGACGTACTCGTTTGACTGTGGCGCCGGAATCTGGCACGGACCGTACCACCTTCGCCCCGACGACGGAGTTTTCTGCTGCGTGATTGGAAAGTTGAGGAACTGTTTGATCGTGGCGGGAACAATCGGCGACGCGGAGAACGTGAAGGGAGTGAAACTGTGGAAAGTGAATGGGGAGTTAGGGTTTGGATCGGGGGAGCATTGGTGCGAGGAGCTGGCGGCTATGCCGGAGGAGATGGTGGAGAAGCTTAAGGGGGAGGACGGTTGCGGTGCGGTGGCGTCGGTCACTGTAACGACGGTGGGGGATTTCGTTTACGTAGGGAACCCGTCGGAGCCGGAGGAGATGGTGGTTTGTGAGGTCAGGGAAAACGGCGGGTGTGAATGGTGGAGCCTGAGAAACGCGGTGGTGGAGGAGGGAGGTCGGATGCAGAGAGTAGTGGTTTGCGGCAGCAATGTTGGGCTTGAAGATCTGCAGAGAGCGGTTTCGGAGAATTGCGGGTTTGTTGTGAAAGAGACGAGGGAGTGGATTGAAACTTAA
- the LOC107481343 gene encoding uncharacterized protein LOC107481343 isoform X3 yields the protein MSFMAGSEGHTWQPTMSADTTVSSYWLNWRFFLCVLWIFSSMALASYLLWRYEGFDQSEPESTDDQPEPASLVYEDEAWNTCLIGIDPSWLLSYRIISFLVLLALIIANVAADGAEIFYFYTQWTFVLVIIYFGVGSCFSFYGCYYKQNKIEGSTVNHAYLDAEQGIPKSPNVHQHPHAREIAGAWGYIFQIIFQICAGAVMLTDTVFWLILYPLLTAKDYNLDIRFPKFRFAYFMLWTCIFVIFQWILHACVSMWWPYPFLDLSSSFAPLWYLAVALMHIPCYGIFSILVRLKHYWLSRSFPGSCRFVPW from the exons ATGAGTTTCATGGCAGGATCTGAAGGCCATACTTGGCAACCAACCATGAGTGCAGATACTACTGTATCAAGTTATTGGTTGAATTGGAGGTTCTTTTTGTGTGTACTATGGATTTTCTCCTCTATGGCTTTAGCATCTTATCTACTATGGAGATACGAAGGATTCGATCAATCGGAGCCAGAGAGCACAGATGATCAGCCAGAACCGGCTTCATTGGTTTATGAAGATGAAGCATGGAATACATGTCTTATTGGAATTGATCCTTCTTGGCTGCTAAGTTACAGAATCATTTCATTTCTTGTGCTTTTGGCTTTGATCATCGCCAACGTTGCGGCCGATGGAGCAGAAATTTTTTACTTCTACACTCA ATGGACCTTTGTTTTGGTCATCATTTACTTTGGG GTTGGATCATGTTTCTCCTTTTATGGATGttattataaacaaaataaaattgaaggtAGCACAGTGAATCATGCTTATTTGGATGCAGAGCAAGGCATTCCCAAGAGTCCAAATGTTCATCAGCATCCCCATGCTCGCGAAATTGCCGGTGCATGGGGTTACATTTTCCAAATAATTTTTCAG ATTTGTGCAGGTGCTGTAATGCTCACTGACACTGTGTTCTGGCTTATCCTCTATCCGTTGCTGACAGCCAAAGACTACAATCTCGATATT AGATTTCCAAAGTTTCGATTTGCATATTTTATGCTGTGGACGTGCATATTTGTGATTTTTCAGTGGATCCTCCATGCTTGTGTTTCAATGTG GTGGCCTTATCCTTTTCTTGACTTGTCATCCTCATTTGCACCGTTATG GTACCTAGCCGTGGCTTTAATGCATATTCCATGCTACGGCATATTCTCCATACTAGTGAGGCTGAAGCATTATTGGTTATCAAGATCGTTTCCTGGGTCCTGCCGTTTTGTTCCCTGGTAG
- the LOC107481343 gene encoding uncharacterized protein LOC107481343 isoform X2: protein MSADTTVSSYWLNWRFFLCVLWIFSSMALASYLLWRYEGFDQSEPESTDDQPEPASLVYEDEAWNTCLIGIDPSWLLSYRIISFLVLLALIIANVAADGAEIFYFYTQWTFVLVIIYFGVGSCFSFYGCYYKQNKIEGSTVNHAYLDAEQGIPKSPNVHQHPHAREIAGAWGYIFQIIFQICAGAVMLTDTVFWLILYPLLTAKDYNLDIFMFFMHSINVVFLLGDTTLNCMRFPKFRFAYFMLWTCIFVIFQWILHACVSMWWPYPFLDLSSSFAPLWYLAVALMHIPCYGIFSILVRLKHYWLSRSFPGSCRFVPW from the exons ATGAGTGCAGATACTACTGTATCAAGTTATTGGTTGAATTGGAGGTTCTTTTTGTGTGTACTATGGATTTTCTCCTCTATGGCTTTAGCATCTTATCTACTATGGAGATACGAAGGATTCGATCAATCGGAGCCAGAGAGCACAGATGATCAGCCAGAACCGGCTTCATTGGTTTATGAAGATGAAGCATGGAATACATGTCTTATTGGAATTGATCCTTCTTGGCTGCTAAGTTACAGAATCATTTCATTTCTTGTGCTTTTGGCTTTGATCATCGCCAACGTTGCGGCCGATGGAGCAGAAATTTTTTACTTCTACACTCA ATGGACCTTTGTTTTGGTCATCATTTACTTTGGG GTTGGATCATGTTTCTCCTTTTATGGATGttattataaacaaaataaaattgaaggtAGCACAGTGAATCATGCTTATTTGGATGCAGAGCAAGGCATTCCCAAGAGTCCAAATGTTCATCAGCATCCCCATGCTCGCGAAATTGCCGGTGCATGGGGTTACATTTTCCAAATAATTTTTCAG ATTTGTGCAGGTGCTGTAATGCTCACTGACACTGTGTTCTGGCTTATCCTCTATCCGTTGCTGACAGCCAAAGACTACAATCTCGATATT TTTATGTTTTTCATGCATTCCATTAACGTTGTTTTCCTGCTCGGTGACACAACACTGAATTGCATG AGATTTCCAAAGTTTCGATTTGCATATTTTATGCTGTGGACGTGCATATTTGTGATTTTTCAGTGGATCCTCCATGCTTGTGTTTCAATGTG GTGGCCTTATCCTTTTCTTGACTTGTCATCCTCATTTGCACCGTTATG GTACCTAGCCGTGGCTTTAATGCATATTCCATGCTACGGCATATTCTCCATACTAGTGAGGCTGAAGCATTATTGGTTATCAAGATCGTTTCCTGGGTCCTGCCGTTTTGTTCCCTGGTAG